The Filimonas lacunae genomic sequence GCAGGACAGTTCTTTATTAAAAATGCTGGAAGATTCACTGGCAGTGGACCAGCAGCCGGAAGTGGTAATAGGTACCTTTAAAGCCACGCAGTTGGTAAACCTGCCCACCACCGAATCGCCCGGTAAAAAAAGCCTGCAGTTTTTAATTATGCACCGCTTTGGCAAACTTAATGAAGGTGCTTATGCTTTGTTCGGTTTAGATAATGCAGAGATTCGTTTTGGATTGGACTATGGTATCACCGACCGGCTTTCGGTAGGGGTAGGCCGTAGCTCATTGGATAAAACCTTTGACGGATCGGTAAAGTATAAAATACTGGAGCAAACCACTAAGGGCATGCCCATTTCGGCCAGCTTTTATGGCGTGCTTACCAATTTTACCCAGCGTTACAGCGATAAGCCTTACCTCGACGCCCGTTACCGTACCAGTTATACTTCGCAATTGTTGCTGGCCCGCAAGTTCTCCAGCAACTTTTCTTTACTATTAGCCCCTTCGTGGACACATATGAACCTGGTGGCTACACCAGAAGATAAAAACGATGTGTTTGCTGTAAGCGGCGGTGCCCGTTTTAAGTTTACCAAAAGAATGGGTATCAGTGCTGAATACAACTACTTTTTCGATAACCAGATAGCTTCTGCTGATATCACACGTTCCCTTTCGTTTGGCTGGGATATTGAAACCGGTGGTCACGTATTCCAGTTTGTGGTATCCAATTCCAGGGGCATGATAGCGCCTTACTACCTGGCCAAAAACACCGGTACCTGGGGTAAAGGGGATATTTATTTTGGTTTTAATATTTCGCGTTCCTTCAACTGGAACAAACGATAGACAGGTTATCAGTATAAAATATATTCAAATATATTTTATGTAAATAGCTCCCGCTGAGGATAGCTGGCGAATGACGGCACA encodes the following:
- a CDS encoding DUF5777 family beta-barrel protein; translation: MRKISLYIGLLLLCQYQVATAQDSSLLKMLEDSLAVDQQPEVVIGTFKATQLVNLPTTESPGKKSLQFLIMHRFGKLNEGAYALFGLDNAEIRFGLDYGITDRLSVGVGRSSLDKTFDGSVKYKILEQTTKGMPISASFYGVLTNFTQRYSDKPYLDARYRTSYTSQLLLARKFSSNFSLLLAPSWTHMNLVATPEDKNDVFAVSGGARFKFTKRMGISAEYNYFFDNQIASADITRSLSFGWDIETGGHVFQFVVSNSRGMIAPYYLAKNTGTWGKGDIYFGFNISRSFNWNKR